From a region of the Clostridia bacterium genome:
- a CDS encoding pyruvate carboxylase subunit B, which yields MKKVGFTETVLRDANQSLIATRLPFDKFEGILETMNKAGYYSVECWGGATFDSCLRYLNEDPWERLRRIKEKMPDTKLQMLLRGQNLLGYKHYPDDVVRRFVQLSVKNGIDIIRIFDALNDIRNIKVAVEETLKCGAHASGAISYTTSPVHTLENYVKLCKEMQEMGVNSICIKDMAGVMAPDEAYDLVSAIKNAVDLPLVVHTHCTTGLAFMTYLKAVEAGADVIDTATSCFSGGTSQPATETLAFALRRLGYEVDLDDAVTKQVNDWFKPVRDEFLEAGKLNPRVLATDTDALNYKIPGGMLSNLIAQLKAQNALDRLPEVLEETPRVRKDMGYPPLVTPMSQMVGVQAATNVLQGERYKTISKEIKAYLRGEYGRAPGEIDADLMKKGLEGEERITCRFADTLEPQIEKARAEIGDLAESDEDVLSYIAFPQQAEKFLTDRRANAENKAKYTIEAI from the coding sequence ATGAAAAAAGTCGGTTTCACCGAAACGGTGCTGAGGGACGCCAATCAGTCGCTCATCGCCACGCGCCTTCCCTTCGATAAGTTCGAGGGGATACTTGAAACGATGAACAAGGCGGGCTACTACTCCGTCGAATGCTGGGGCGGAGCGACCTTCGACTCCTGCCTGCGCTATCTGAACGAGGACCCGTGGGAGCGCCTCCGCAGGATCAAGGAGAAGATGCCCGATACCAAGCTGCAGATGCTGCTGCGCGGTCAGAACCTGCTCGGCTACAAGCACTATCCGGACGACGTCGTCCGCCGCTTCGTGCAGCTTTCCGTCAAAAACGGCATAGACATCATCCGCATTTTCGACGCGCTCAACGACATCCGCAACATCAAAGTCGCGGTGGAAGAAACGCTGAAATGCGGCGCCCACGCCTCCGGCGCGATCTCCTACACCACCAGCCCGGTGCATACGCTCGAGAACTACGTCAAGCTCTGCAAGGAGATGCAGGAAATGGGCGTCAACTCCATCTGCATCAAGGATATGGCGGGCGTCATGGCTCCGGACGAGGCGTACGACCTCGTTTCCGCGATCAAGAACGCCGTCGACCTGCCGCTCGTCGTCCACACGCACTGCACGACCGGCCTCGCGTTCATGACCTACCTTAAAGCCGTCGAAGCCGGCGCCGACGTCATCGACACGGCGACCTCCTGCTTCTCCGGCGGCACCTCCCAGCCCGCGACCGAAACGCTCGCGTTCGCGCTGCGCCGCCTCGGCTATGAAGTCGACCTCGACGACGCCGTCACGAAGCAGGTCAACGACTGGTTCAAGCCCGTCCGCGACGAGTTCCTCGAAGCCGGCAAGCTGAACCCCCGCGTGCTCGCGACCGACACCGACGCGCTGAACTACAAGATCCCCGGCGGAATGCTCTCCAACCTCATCGCGCAGCTGAAGGCGCAGAACGCGCTCGACCGCCTGCCCGAGGTGCTTGAAGAGACCCCCCGCGTCCGCAAGGACATGGGCTATCCTCCGCTGGTAACTCCGATGAGCCAGATGGTCGGCGTCCAGGCGGCGACGAACGTCCTGCAGGGCGAACGCTACAAGACCATCAGCAAGGAGATAAAGGCGTACCTCCGCGGCGAATACGGCCGCGCCCCCGGCGAGATCGACGCCGACCTTATGAAGAAGGGACTTGAGGGCGAGGAGCGCATCACCTGCCGCTTCGCCGACACGCTCGAGCCGCAGATAGAGAAGGCGCGCGCCGAGATCGGCGACCTCGCCGAGAGCGACGAGGACGTCCTCTCCTACATCGCCTTCCCG
- a CDS encoding rubrerythrin family protein, translated as MELKGSKTEKNLMEAFAGESQARNKYTYFASKAKKEGYEQIAAIFEETALNEKEHAKLWFKHLNGIGSTAENLLAAASGENGEWTDMYPRMAAEAKEEGFLQIAAQFEGVAKIEKAHEERYRKLLAALEAGAVFEKDGTYMWKCRNCGHIHVGKSAPQVCPVCAHPQAYFEIVVENY; from the coding sequence ATGGAACTTAAAGGAAGCAAAACCGAAAAAAATCTGATGGAGGCGTTCGCCGGCGAATCGCAGGCGAGGAACAAGTACACCTACTTCGCTTCTAAGGCGAAGAAGGAGGGCTACGAGCAGATAGCCGCCATTTTTGAGGAGACCGCGTTAAACGAGAAGGAGCACGCGAAGCTGTGGTTCAAGCACCTGAACGGCATCGGCTCGACCGCCGAGAACCTTCTCGCCGCCGCCTCCGGCGAAAACGGCGAGTGGACCGATATGTATCCGCGCATGGCCGCGGAGGCGAAGGAGGAGGGCTTCCTCCAGATCGCCGCACAGTTCGAGGGCGTAGCGAAGATCGAGAAGGCGCACGAGGAGAGATACCGCAAGCTGCTTGCGGCGCTCGAGGCCGGCGCTGTTTTCGAGAAGGACGGAACTTATATGTGGAAGTGCCGCAACTGCGGTCATATCCACGTCGGCAAGTCCGCTCCGCAGGTCTGCCCCGTCTGCGCTCATCCGCAGGCATATTTTGAGATCGTCGTCGAAAACTATTGA